TCGGCGTGGTCGGCAACCACTTCGTGATTACCGCTTGCGTGTTCGGGGTGTTGTGGGTGGTCGATATGTGCGTGCGTCGCGTCACCGCGGCCTGACACCCAACTCCGAGGCCACGCCCTCACTCGTCTCGAACGCTCGGATGCGTCACCTGCTCGTCGGGGTGGCGCTCGGCGAAGAACTCCTGCATGATTTCGAGCGACTCGTCCTCGCGGCGCTGGCGCTCGTCGTCGGCTATCTCCTCGCACCCCGGCGGGACCTCGCGCCCCCGGTCGGTGAAGTAGCCTTCCGGCACAACCCAGTCGTGGTAGAAGGGCCGGTCGTCGTCTTCGAGGAGCGTCACGGCGACCTCTGCCCCGTGGCCCGCGTTGATGACGGCCTGATACGGTTTCTCGGCGAGTCGGCCCGCGGCGTAGAGACCGTCCACGCCGGTCCGGCCGCGCTCGTCGGTGTCCACGAACGACTTGCCGCGGTCGATGACGCCCACGCCGTCGATGGCGTCCAAGTAGTCCACCGTGTTCTTGGTCGCGGCGATAACGTAGTCCGAGTAGAGGCGGTCGCCGTCGGCCGTCTCGGCGGTGAACCCGCCTTCGGCCACTTCGACGCGCTCGATTTCGGCGTCTCTGCGCTCGCACCCCGCGCGGTCGGCCTGCTCGCCCATCAAATCGAGGAGCAGTCGAGCGTTGACCCCCGCGGGGAATCCGGGGTAGTTCTCCAGATGGGCGTTCCGGCGCACGATGGAGTCGCCGCTGTCGGCGACGAGCGTGTCGAGGCCCGCTCGCGCGGTGAACACCGCCGCCGAGAGACCGGCGATGCCGCCGCCGACGACGAGGACCTCGCATTCCACAGAACCGGATGCCCCGGAACCGGACGCGCTGAAACCTGACTCGCTGGAATCGGATTCGTCGGTCATACACCCGACTGTGGGCGCGACGGGGATAAAAGCCGAGCGAATTCCTCAATAGCTCCCGGCAATCCGATCGATTTTCGGGTCGGTGAACACGTCCTTCTCGTCGTAACTCGGTGACGAGAACTCCGAGATGACCGCGCCCGCCTCGCCCGCTTTGAACCAGTGGCGGGTGTCGGGCGGGATGGTGTACTGCTCGCCGGGTTCGAGGTGGATTTCCTTCCCGGCGGTGTAGTACTCGTCGCGCATCGGGGGTTGGACCGCCCACTCCTCGCGGGGCGTCTCCTCCGAATCGTCGGCCTCGACGTACAGATACACCTCGCCCGCGCGACACCGGAAGGTCTCGCGCTTGCCGGGGTACGACTCGACGCCAGCGTGGTCCTCGAAGGGCGGGTGGCGATGCTCCGGGCAGGTCTGGTCGCCGAACAGCACCAGTTCCTTCGCGCAGTAGCGGTCGTCGTTGACGTAGACCACGATTTCGGTCCCGACCGCTTCGAGATTGCCGAGACCGTAGTCCACGACTTCGATTCCGTCGCGCTCGGCCGCCGTGAGGACCACGCCGGCGTCGGACAGCATCTCGGCGGCACGCGCTCTGGCCTGCTCGCGTTCGGTTTCGGCGTCCTCGTCGCTGGTCATGCCCGGCAGTTCGCCCCCGCGAGGCAAAACGGTTTGGCGGCGAGACGAGTCGCCCGGACTACTCGCCGAGAGAGTCTACGGGCGACCCGGCGAGTTTCATGAACGAGACGTTGCCGCTCTGGTCCAACTCGATGCGGTAGCCGTGATACGAGAACTGGATTTCGACCTGCGCCTCGGCCGGCGGCGGACTGGAGAACAGGTGTTCGATGAGATGGTCCACGTGGTCGTACAGCGGCGGCAGTTCGGTCACCTCGCAGTTCTCTAAGTTCGCAATGAGTCGTAGCAGGTTCCGTTTGGCCTCCTCGACTTCCGGCGTCACTTTGCGATGCCGTATCTTGCGGCCCACTTCGCGCGGTTCGTCGCTGGCTTCCTTCCCGTCCGGCATGGGGGAAACACAGACGCCGAGCGTTGAAAATTTCATCCCGAGTTTCCGGAGACGGCCGGCCGAAAATTGACCCTACTCGAACAACTCGCCGTGTCGGCCCGCGAGGTCGGTATACGCGCCCGACGAGAACTCCTCGAACGTCTCCCGAGCGTCCACCTCGGTGTCCGAGAGCGGCGTCACGCGGGCCGGAACCCCGCGAGCGAACGACTCGGGCGGAATCTCGTACTCGTCGGGAATCACGGTCCCCGCCGCCACGATGGAGTCCTCGCCGACCGTCACGTCGGTATTCACCGTCGCGTTGAACCCGACGAGCGCGCCGTGGCCAACCGCGGCATCGTTCAAGATTGCGCCATGGCCCACCATCACCCGGTCGCCGACCGTCGCGCCGTGGAGGACCGCGTTGTCGCCGACGTGGGACTGTTCGCCGATTCGGACCGGTGCCACGTCGCCCCGGAGGACCGCGCCGGGCCAGACGCTGGCGTCGGCCGCGACGGTTACATCGCCGACCAGCGTGGCCTCTCTGCTGACGCGGGCCTCGTCGTGGACCGCGGGTTCGGTGCCTTCGAAATCGTAGCTCCCACCCATAGCGTGCCAGACGGTAGCAGTTCCCAAAAAGTTCGCGGTCAGTGATACGTCTTCTCGCCTGCCTCGATGGCCACGTCCAGCCAATTCTCCATCGGCGGAAGCGGGCATTCGTACCGGTCGGAGTAGGCGCAGGTCGGGTTGTAGGCCTGATTGAAGTCGAGAATCCACTCGGCGTCGTCCTCCCCCTCGTCGTCTCTCTCGCCATCGTCCGATTCGTCGGGGGCGATGCGGTGGTCCGCGGGTTCGAGGTCCAGATACCGACCCGCGCCGTAGGTTTCGTCGCCACTGGTCTCGTCCCGGAAGGGAACCCAGAGGCGGTCCTCGTCGGGGTCGGACTTGTAGGCTTGGAGGGTTACGTCCTCGCCATCGGCCTCGAAGCGGAACTCGCCCCACCGGACGTACTCCTGTTCGCCCTCGGTGCTGGTCGAGACGGTGACCCTCTCTTTGTCCTCGTGTTCGCGGAGCGACAGGGCGAACCGGTAGTCCTCGTCGATGGGGTAGTAGTTCAGGCCCTCGAACTCGTCGCGCTCGTCGTCGGGGATGGGCGACCGGGGGTGGTCGCCGAAGTAGTCGTCCTTCTCGGCGCGCTGTCGTCGGACGGTCTCTCGCCAGTCGGTACTCATGCGAGGAGTTACGCCGTGGACCGAGACGAGTCTTTGGTCCGGAATCGGAGCGCGTGCGCCGACAATCATTTGCCCGTCGGCGTTGGGAATAGTTCACGGATGTACAAAGCCCAAATCTCCGACGGCGAGCAGATAGAGTGCGAGGACTACGAGGTCGGCGACAGCGGCGTGGAACTCTACGACGAGAACGACGAGTTCATCGCGTTCGTCCCGTTCGCCCACTTGCTGTACGTCGGCAACATCACCGACGACGGCCAGATGCTCTGGTAGCTAGACTCGTTCGACCATGGCCTCCTCGCGGCTTCTGACGCGGACAGGCTCTGCGCGGTCGGCGAGTGCGAGCGCGTCGTCCAGTTTGCCCGGCGTCTCGGCGTAGACGGTGAACAGTTCGTCTCCCGCGGCGATTTCGTCGCCGACGTGGCAGGCGAGCGTGAGGCCAGCGCGGGAGTCTTTCGGTGCGCCCGCTCTGCGACCGAGTTCGCTCACCACCCGGTTGTCGATGTGAGTCACGACGCCCGCCCGGCCGGCAGTGACGGTGGCGCGCTCCTCGCCCGGTTCGAGGTCCGCGGGCGTCACGTCCGGGTCGCCGCCCTGCGCGGACACGATGTCGCGGAATTTCGCTTCGGCCCGGCCAGAATCGATGATTGCTCCGGCGTCGGCGTCCACGCCGCAGGCGTCCAGCAGGAGGCGAGCGAGGCGCTCGCTCTTGAGTCGCAGGTCGTCGGGACCGCCGCCGCCGAGGACCGCCAGCACGTCGCGGGCCTCCAAGACCGGGCCGATGCCCCGACCGATGGGTTCGTGGCCGGGCGAGACGGCGGGCGCGACTGCCATCCCGAGGTGGTCGCCGACGCGCTCGAAGTCGTCGCCGAGTTCGCGGGCCTCGTTGTGACCGTCCACCTTCGCGCCGTCGCCGTAGGGCACGTCGATGATGACGTGGGTCGAACCCGCGCTGTACTTCTTCGAGAGGACCGACGCGATGAGTTGGCCGGGCGGGTCGAGCGAGAGGGGATTCTCCGCGCGGATGATTTTGTCGTCCACGGGCGAGAGGTCCACCGCGCCGCCCCAGACCAGACACCCGTTGGTCTCGGCCACCACGTCGCGGAGTTCGGAGATGGAGAACTCCACGTCGCAGAACACTTCCATCGTGTCGGCGGTTCCGGCGGGCGAGGTCACGGCCCGCGAGGAGGTCTTAGGGATTTTGACACCCGCCGCGGCGACGACGGGCACCAGAATCGGCGAGACGCGGTTGCCCGCCACGCCGCCGATAGAATGTTTGTCGGCGACCACCGCGTCGGACCACGAGAGGCGCTGGCCGACCTCGGCCATCGCTTCGGTCAGATGCGTCGTCTCGGCGTCCGACATGCCGTTCGAGTAGACGCCGGAGACGTAGGCCGACAGTTCCACGTCGTTGAGTCGGTCGGCCTCGACGTCCCGGACGATGGCCCGAATCTCGTCGGCCGCCAGTTCGCGGTCGTCGAGTTTCTTCCGGACGTACCGGACCGACCGGGGTTTGGGCGCGGCCGTGACCTCCACCGGCCCCTCGACGTGGCCGAGTCGACGCGTCACCCCGAGGTTACTGGGCGCGACCAACTCGTCGGTCACTTCCACGATGCCGATGACCGTCGTCCCGTCGGTCGTAATCTGCACCCGGTCGAGCGGATGGACGCCCAACTCGTCGGCGTCCGCGCCGTTGAGCAGGACCGTCGGCAGGTGGGTCCCGATGTCGATTTCGCTGGCGACCAGTTCCATGTCGGTGGTTCGACGCCGAGGACCATAACCGTGGGAGACGGTCACAGCATTCGACGCCGACCGGGTGGCCAAGACGCGACTCGTTCGGTCGCGGGAGCTAGAGCCATACTATTCGTTTCTAAAGAAATCTTTCTATATCTTATAGAAATATATAAGATTCCTTCGTCCGCGGCCCCGATTCCGACGAGGCCCGACAAGTAGTCCGCTCCAGTTGGGAACCCGAAAGTTCCGCGCCGAGCGGGTTCGACGGGGCGTCGCGCGCCCGACCCGGTAGTTCGGGCGCGCTCGGCGTCTTCGGAACCCGAAACGAATCGAGCGATTACCGCGGTAAAATCCGCGGCGCGAGCGGTTCGGAACCCACGAGCGACGTGTCCGACGCCGTATAAGTAATCCTCACTCGCGGTCTCTCCCGGTGGATGGTCGGCCGACCAACCGTTTCCCACGTCCCGTTACGGAGCTAAATCCCGGTTAATTGGGTCCGACTGCGGGCAAGAATCAGGCGCGTCTAAGACCGTCTACGTCCTCGTATCGACGCGATGAGTTCCGGAATAACCGACGACGACAAGGAGCGCATCGAAAGCTTCTGCGAGACGCCGCCATACGACCGCTCGCCCGAGGACCTGACTCCCGACACCCGGTACACCGACGACGTGCGGATGGGCCGAGGAGACGGCGACGAGTCGCTCCTCGCGGTGGTCTGGCACCGCCTGCGCCGTCGGTAGCGGAGTCCCAGCGTCGGGGCGCGTCCTCGCTCGTGATTCCCGCGCTCGGTGGGGCGTCACCGGGGTCGGCCTCCGGGAGGGCGCACGACGCATCTGCGACGAGATAGCTGACTTCGACCCGGAATCGCTGTCGGACGTTCGGTTCGTCGCCGACGCCGAGTACGAGACGATTCGGGCGGTCGCAGACGACGTGACCGGCGCATGAGTACCTGTACGCCCGAACCCCGGCGGGCGTCTACGAAAGGTAACGCGAATGGTACCGAATACCGTCGCTTTTTAACCACGGAGTACGATACCACGACTGAGAGACAGTCGCATGGATTGGATTAACCGGTCTCGCCGTCAGAATTTGCCCCACAGAACGGGCGTTCTTCCGGAGGACGCCCTGCGTGAGGAGTCACGCCGAGACGACGGCCCGCGCGAGCGGCCGCGCCGGGGCGGAGAGACCGATACGTTCCGGTATCGCGGGCGAGGTTTCGCCCGCGGCAATTGGGAAAATATTTCTACCGGAATCGACCACCAATCAGACGAACGCGGACCGAAGCGCGCCGGGACCCTCGGGATGCCCGGCGGGGCATCCACAGCAGGCCAGAACGTCGGAGACAGCACTGAACACGAGCATGAGTGAACAGTTACGCGAAGAAAAGCGGAAGATAGAAGAGCTACACGAAATCGCCTCCGAGATGGAGGCCTGCCACACCAAAGACGAAGTGTACCGTCTCGGCGTGGACGCCGCGGAAGGCATTCTGGAGTTCGACATCTGCGGTATCGACGTGGAGGAGAACGGCTATCTCGTCCCCAAGGCCACCTCGACCGAGATGCCCAACGACGGCTACGACGCCCTCGAAGCCGACAAGGGCCTCGCTGGCCGGACCTTCCAGAAGGGCGAGTCGTTCGTCATCCCGGACGTGCGGACGATGAGCGAGGCCGAACCGGTGAACATGGAGTATCGCTCGATTCTGAGCGTGCCCCTGAGCGACTACGGCGTCTTTCAGGCCGGGTCGCGCGAACCCGAGGCCTTCGACGAGGACGACCTCGAACTCGCGGAACTGCTGATGAGCCACGTCACCGAGGTCATCTCCCGCATCGACTCCCAGTCGGCGCTCCGCGAGAGCGAGGAGAAGTATCGGACCTTGGTGGAGGGGAGCCACGACGCCATCTTCATCCACAGCGACGAGACGTTTCAGTTCGTCAACGACCGGGTGGCCGAACTCACGGGGTACAGTCGGGACGAACTGCTGGGCATGTCGGTCTGGGGCGTGGTTCACGAGGACGACCGCGAACACGTCGAGCAAATCGCAGAAGACGACGACGCCGACGACGCTCCGCACTACGAACTCCGCATCCGGACCCGCGACGGCGAGGTCCGGTACGTCGAACTCAGCGTCCAAGTGATTTCGTACAACGGCGAGCGCGCCCACCTCGGGTCGGCCCGCGACGTGACCGAGCGCCGCAAGCGAAAGCAGAAGGTAGAGCGCCAGAACGAGCGCCTCAAGGAGTTCGCCAGCGTGGTCAGCCACGACCTGCGCAACCCCCTCAACGTCGCGCAGGGCCACCTCGAACTCGCCCGCGAGACCGGCGAACAGCGCCACTTCGAGAAGACTGGCGGGGCGCTCGACCGAATGGAGTCGCTCATCGACGACCTGCTCAAACTCGCCCGGCAGGGCCAAGACGTGAGCGACACCGAACTCGTGGACCTTCAGGCGGTCGTCAAGCGAGCGTGGTCCACCGTTTCGACGGGGAACGCCGGCCTCGAAGTCGGCGACGACCTCGGCGAAGTCAAGGCCGACGACGGCCGACTGCAGGAACTGTTCGAGAATCTATTCCGCAACGCGGTGGAACACGCCGGCGAGGGCGTGACGGTCCGAGTCGGCACCCTCGGTGACGCCGACGACGACGCGCCGGCCTCCCACCGGGCCAACCGGGACGGGTTCTACGTCGAGGACGACGGGCCGGGCATCCCCGAAGACGAGCGCGACAAGATTTTCGAACACGGCCACACGACTGCCGACGACGGGTCGGGACTCGGCCTCTCCATCGTGAGTAGCATCGTGGACGCCCACGGGTGGACGGTGACGGCGACCGAGAGCGAGTCGGGCGGCGCGCGCTTCGAGATTTCCACGACGTGACTATCTGAAGCCCCGAACGTCGCCGATTTCGAGCGGACTGGTCGGGAGATTTTCGGGCGGTTCGGGGTCGTTGTAGTCGCTGGGAGCCACGTCGTTGGGCGAGTCGGGGTAGAACAGCGAGGCGACCAGATGGAGGTGCCTGCGCCCCACGTCGAGTTCGAACTGGCCGCCGCCATACATCGAAATTCGGTTCTCCTCGCAGTAGTCGATGGTGTCGAGCAGGGCTTCGAGTGACCCGAATCGGGAGGGCTTGATGTTCAGCCAGTCCGGTTCGAAAGGCAGGTCTCGCACGCTCTCGACGCCGGTTATCGGGTAGTCCCACGAGACGCGACTCCGGGCGGAATCGAGCGCGTCGGCGGTGTCGTCGGTCCACGCCGGGTCCTCCAAGATTGCCTCCGGGAAGGCCTCGGCCACTTCGCGGTAGAGGTCCGGGTCGGCGCTCCCGGCGACTTCGGCGTCCTCGTAGTGGGCCTTGAAATCGACCACTCGCACGCCCGAATCGGCGAGGTCCGCGAGGAGGTCAGAAGACCAGTCCTCGTCGGCGTCGAGTTTGAATTCGAGGTCGGGATTCCGGTCGTGCCACTCCCGGATGGGGTCGGCGCTCGGCGGGTCGCCGAGGACGGGACTGGCGACGAATCGCACGGGGTCGTACTCCCGGCCGAGTTCTGCGCCGAGGTGAGTGTCGGCCTGCCGGAGCGCGAGGTCCAGCGCGGCGCTCTCGAACGCCCACCGGCGATAGTGGCGAAAGTGGGGGTCTACGTCGTCGGCCGCCTCCGCGTCCGGGAACAGGTCGAGGCCCGCGAGTTCGTCGGCGAAGGCGTCGAGGGTGTACTCGCCCGAGAGGTCGAACTCGTCGGGGATGGGGTGGTGTTCGGCGTCGTAGGTCACGTCCTCGCCCCGCCCGGTTTCGCCCGCGCCGGACAGCGAGACCACGGTGGTCGCGCGGGTGAATTTGCTCGTCTCGCGCTCTCGGCGCTCGAACGCGACGGATTCGACGGTCAGCGACAACTCCGCAACTCGCTGGTAGAGACTCATGCGCGCAGAGACGGCCGCTGGCGGGAAAGTTGTTGGCCTCGGGAAATCGCTATCTTCAGGGAGTCTTCGGCGAGCAGTACCACATCGTGGTAGCGACGTATATTATCGTGGTAGCGACGTATATTATAATGGTTTCCGGCGCGCGCGAGCAACGCGCGCGAAGGACGAGGACCGCAGGGTGTGAGCGAACGCGAACCCCGAGGCTGGCGAGACGCGCCGCGTCTCGCTGATCTGCGAACGTGGTTCGCAGAGACCGCAGGAGGTTGGGGAGGGACGAGGTTCGCGGTAGCGGTGCGGGGCGGTTCTCATGGGCTTCGGCAATAGTAGTGTTGCTGTCGCCGTTCAGGTCGTAGAGTCTGTCGCCGTTCAGGTCGTAGAGTCTGTCGCTGTTCAGGTCGAGGAGTCGCTGGCGTTCTCCCCTCACCAAAAATCACGTCGAGTCGCGAGAACTGCTGGCAGAATACCTCCGAGAACACCGAGGCCGACCCAAAAACCGCAAAAAGCCCGTCTACTCGGTCACGACGGTCACGGGACCGTCGAAGTTCAGAATAATCGACTGCGTGAGGTCGCCGAACAGCGCCTTGCCGGTGGGCGAACGCTTCTCGCCAGCGATGAACAGGTGGTCACAGTCGTACTCCTCGGCGGTGTCCAAGATTTCGGTCTGCTCGTCGCCGAGCGCACCGACCGCCTCGTAGTTCACGTCGATGCCCTCCAGCACCTCGCGCCCGATGTCGGCAGAGAAGTTCTCGGCACCTTCGCGGGCCTTCTCAGCGGAGTACCCGACCGCACTGCTCGGGATGTCCTCCATGGTCTGTCGGGTGTCCTCGTACTCGTCGTTAGTCGTGACGTGGAGGAGGACCAATTCGGCGTCGACCGCCGCAGAGAGTTCGCCCGCTTCGCGGACGAGCGACTTGGTGGACTCCTCGGCGTCCACGACTGCAAGTGCGCGTTCCATGTCTCGCTAATAACGAGTGACGGTGATAAATAAACCGGTTGTTCATCAGGTATTAGCAACCGCCGCGCCGCCCGAACGTCCGATTCTGCCACGCGGACTCGTCGAGTCCCCGAGCTACAAAGAAACAAATATATTTTTCTAAGAAATGTAGGCGATTGCTTACAGAATACATATGTATTCGAGAGCGAACGAGAGCGTGTTGAACCGGGCGACATCGGGCGTCGTTCGCCCCGCTGATTTATGGACGTTCACAGCGTGGCCGAACTCGTGCCAGAACGACATCCGACTCGCCGCGACGTAATCGAGGCCACCGGCGCGGCCACGCTGGGCGGCGCGCTGTCGGCGCTCTCCGCCGAGGAGGCCGCCGCCGAGCGACTCGCGCCCGACGCACCCGGCGACCCCGCCGTCTTCGAAG
This genomic window from Halorussus lipolyticus contains:
- a CDS encoding NAD(P)/FAD-dependent oxidoreductase is translated as MTDESDSSESGFSASGSGASGSVECEVLVVGGGIAGLSAAVFTARAGLDTLVADSGDSIVRRNAHLENYPGFPAGVNARLLLDLMGEQADRAGCERRDAEIERVEVAEGGFTAETADGDRLYSDYVIAATKNTVDYLDAIDGVGVIDRGKSFVDTDERGRTGVDGLYAAGRLAEKPYQAVINAGHGAEVAVTLLEDDDRPFYHDWVVPEGYFTDRGREVPPGCEEIADDERQRREDESLEIMQEFFAERHPDEQVTHPSVRDE
- a CDS encoding D-lyxose/D-mannose family sugar isomerase, producing MLSDAGVVLTAAERDGIEVVDYGLGNLEAVGTEIVVYVNDDRYCAKELVLFGDQTCPEHRHPPFEDHAGVESYPGKRETFRCRAGEVYLYVEADDSEETPREEWAVQPPMRDEYYTAGKEIHLEPGEQYTIPPDTRHWFKAGEAGAVISEFSSPSYDEKDVFTDPKIDRIAGSY
- a CDS encoding HalOD1 output domain-containing protein, whose translation is MPDGKEASDEPREVGRKIRHRKVTPEVEEAKRNLLRLIANLENCEVTELPPLYDHVDHLIEHLFSSPPPAEAQVEIQFSYHGYRIELDQSGNVSFMKLAGSPVDSLGE
- a CDS encoding gamma carbonic anhydrase family protein, giving the protein MGGSYDFEGTEPAVHDEARVSREATLVGDVTVAADASVWPGAVLRGDVAPVRIGEQSHVGDNAVLHGATVGDRVMVGHGAILNDAAVGHGALVGFNATVNTDVTVGEDSIVAAGTVIPDEYEIPPESFARGVPARVTPLSDTEVDARETFEEFSSGAYTDLAGRHGELFE
- a CDS encoding DUF1684 domain-containing protein — protein: MSTDWRETVRRQRAEKDDYFGDHPRSPIPDDERDEFEGLNYYPIDEDYRFALSLREHEDKERVTVSTSTEGEQEYVRWGEFRFEADGEDVTLQAYKSDPDEDRLWVPFRDETSGDETYGAGRYLDLEPADHRIAPDESDDGERDDEGEDDAEWILDFNQAYNPTCAYSDRYECPLPPMENWLDVAIEAGEKTYH
- a CDS encoding AMP phosphorylase, coding for MELVASEIDIGTHLPTVLLNGADADELGVHPLDRVQITTDGTTVIGIVEVTDELVAPSNLGVTRRLGHVEGPVEVTAAPKPRSVRYVRKKLDDRELAADEIRAIVRDVEADRLNDVELSAYVSGVYSNGMSDAETTHLTEAMAEVGQRLSWSDAVVADKHSIGGVAGNRVSPILVPVVAAAGVKIPKTSSRAVTSPAGTADTMEVFCDVEFSISELRDVVAETNGCLVWGGAVDLSPVDDKIIRAENPLSLDPPGQLIASVLSKKYSAGSTHVIIDVPYGDGAKVDGHNEARELGDDFERVGDHLGMAVAPAVSPGHEPIGRGIGPVLEARDVLAVLGGGGPDDLRLKSERLARLLLDACGVDADAGAIIDSGRAEAKFRDIVSAQGGDPDVTPADLEPGEERATVTAGRAGVVTHIDNRVVSELGRRAGAPKDSRAGLTLACHVGDEIAAGDELFTVYAETPGKLDDALALADRAEPVRVRSREEAMVERV
- a CDS encoding PAS domain S-box protein; this translates as MSEQLREEKRKIEELHEIASEMEACHTKDEVYRLGVDAAEGILEFDICGIDVEENGYLVPKATSTEMPNDGYDALEADKGLAGRTFQKGESFVIPDVRTMSEAEPVNMEYRSILSVPLSDYGVFQAGSREPEAFDEDDLELAELLMSHVTEVISRIDSQSALRESEEKYRTLVEGSHDAIFIHSDETFQFVNDRVAELTGYSRDELLGMSVWGVVHEDDREHVEQIAEDDDADDAPHYELRIRTRDGEVRYVELSVQVISYNGERAHLGSARDVTERRKRKQKVERQNERLKEFASVVSHDLRNPLNVAQGHLELARETGEQRHFEKTGGALDRMESLIDDLLKLARQGQDVSDTELVDLQAVVKRAWSTVSTGNAGLEVGDDLGEVKADDGRLQELFENLFRNAVEHAGEGVTVRVGTLGDADDDAPASHRANRDGFYVEDDGPGIPEDERDKIFEHGHTTADDGSGLGLSIVSSIVDAHGWTVTATESESGGARFEISTT
- a CDS encoding universal stress protein, producing MERALAVVDAEESTKSLVREAGELSAAVDAELVLLHVTTNDEYEDTRQTMEDIPSSAVGYSAEKAREGAENFSADIGREVLEGIDVNYEAVGALGDEQTEILDTAEEYDCDHLFIAGEKRSPTGKALFGDLTQSIILNFDGPVTVVTE